Proteins encoded in a region of the uncultured Paludibaculum sp. genome:
- a CDS encoding DinB family protein: MAASAFGQKTDNPLSTSTKGLYTMAKGNLVKAAEKMPEEQYDFKPTPDVRSFGQVVGHVADANFMFCSAAIGEKPPVSGIEKGKTTKADLVQGLKDSFAYCDKAYDGMTDARGAATVKFFGSERPALNVLNFNIVHDYEHYGNIVTYLRLKGLVPPSSEGR, encoded by the coding sequence ATGGCGGCCTCTGCGTTTGGACAGAAAACCGACAACCCGCTCAGCACTTCAACCAAGGGTCTTTACACGATGGCCAAGGGCAATCTGGTGAAGGCAGCCGAGAAGATGCCGGAGGAGCAGTACGATTTCAAACCAACCCCCGATGTCCGTTCGTTCGGGCAGGTGGTGGGTCATGTGGCCGACGCCAACTTTATGTTCTGCTCCGCGGCCATCGGCGAAAAGCCGCCCGTGAGCGGCATCGAAAAGGGCAAAACCACCAAGGCGGATCTGGTGCAGGGTCTGAAGGACTCCTTCGCCTACTGTGACAAGGCCTATGACGGCATGACCGACGCCAGGGGCGCCGCCACCGTGAAGTTCTTCGGCTCCGAACGTCCGGCACTCAACGTACTGAACTTCAACATCGTCCACGACTACGAGCACTACGGCAACATCGTCACCTACCTCCGCCTGAAGGGCCTGGTCCCACCGTCCAGCGAGGGCCGTTAA
- a CDS encoding IS256 family transposase produces the protein MTRKKDTANRVDWKAVMAEDSDFMKALVQSVVQQVLDAEMEETLCAARSERTPMRTGYRSGSYVRGLVTRVGRIELRVPQDRQGRFRTEVFERYQRSEKALVGALAEMYVQGVSTRKVKAITEELCGHEFSASTISRINQTMDEELEKFATRPLEEDYPFLILDARYEKVREDGVIRSRAVQVAIGVNWDGRRCILAVELANRESASSWREFLVKLRQRGLRGVELVVSDDHAGLKRAIAEVVPEAAWQRCYVHFLRNALDHLPRKADDDCLTELRWIYDRRNLAEARQDLAAWLKKWESRYARLCQWVEEQIEETLTFYRLPQAHHKHLKSTNMLERLNEELKRRTLVVRIFPNAASCLRLVRALAVEIHEDWVEATRYLNMEELKEHKKQLLRDIQPAA, from the coding sequence ATGACCCGAAAGAAGGATACCGCGAACCGGGTGGACTGGAAAGCGGTGATGGCGGAAGACTCCGATTTCATGAAGGCGCTGGTGCAGAGCGTCGTGCAGCAGGTACTGGATGCCGAGATGGAGGAAACGCTCTGTGCGGCGCGGTCGGAGCGCACCCCGATGCGCACCGGCTATCGCAGCGGCTCCTATGTCCGTGGGCTGGTGACGCGGGTCGGCCGCATTGAGCTGCGCGTGCCGCAGGACCGGCAAGGGCGCTTCCGGACCGAGGTCTTTGAGCGCTATCAGCGCAGCGAAAAGGCGCTGGTCGGGGCGCTGGCCGAGATGTACGTGCAGGGCGTGTCGACGCGCAAGGTGAAGGCGATCACCGAGGAACTATGTGGGCATGAGTTTTCGGCCTCGACGATCAGCCGGATCAACCAGACGATGGACGAGGAACTGGAGAAGTTCGCGACGCGGCCGCTGGAGGAGGACTATCCGTTTCTGATCCTGGACGCGCGCTACGAAAAGGTGCGCGAGGACGGCGTGATCCGGAGCCGGGCGGTGCAGGTGGCGATCGGGGTGAACTGGGACGGGCGGCGCTGCATCCTGGCCGTGGAACTGGCCAACCGGGAGAGCGCGTCGAGCTGGCGCGAGTTTCTGGTGAAGCTGCGGCAGCGGGGGCTGCGCGGAGTGGAACTGGTTGTCAGCGACGATCACGCGGGCCTGAAGCGTGCGATTGCCGAGGTCGTGCCGGAGGCCGCCTGGCAACGGTGCTACGTGCACTTCCTGCGCAATGCGCTGGACCATCTGCCGCGCAAGGCCGACGACGATTGTCTGACCGAGTTGCGCTGGATCTACGACCGCCGCAACCTGGCCGAGGCGCGGCAGGATCTGGCGGCATGGCTGAAGAAGTGGGAATCGCGCTACGCCAGATTGTGCCAGTGGGTGGAGGAGCAGATCGAGGAGACGCTGACGTTTTACCGTCTGCCGCAGGCGCACCACAAGCATCTGAAGTCGACGAACATGCTGGAGCGACTGAACGAGGAGCTCAAACGCCGGACCCTGGTGGTGAGGATCTTCCCGAACGCGGCGAGCTGCCTGCGGCTGGTGCGAGCGCTGGCGGTGGAGATCCACGAGGACTGGGTGGAAGCGACGCGCTATCTGAACATGGAGGAGCTGAAAGAGCACAAGAAGCAGCTACTGCGCGATATACAGCCCGCCGCCTGA